Proteins encoded together in one Microcebus murinus isolate Inina chromosome 16, M.murinus_Inina_mat1.0, whole genome shotgun sequence window:
- the TEX101 gene encoding testis-expressed protein 101 gives MGLRVACLAEAGPAFRASGSSANQLYCYKDGSVTIAEEAADAFNWTTEKVESCDNGRVCQETTLMIKAGNKTAVLASRGCVPGELELVTFIQHTTSPGLVALSYTNYCDDYLCNDKDSLYQFWNEGRPSVFAKTATLHCPTCVSLGNCSSAPSLPCPIGTTQCYEGKLEITGGGIESSLEVKGCTAMRGCRLMAGVLVVGPMSVKEICPKKLLTEPRKAQNGATYLPMSVWSLQLLLPLLLQSFVHFF, from the exons ATGGGGCTTCGAGTTGCCTGTCTGGCCGAAGCTGGCCCCGCCTTCCGTGCCTCTGGGAGCT CGGCCAACCAGTTGTATTGTTACAAGGATGGGTCCGTGACTATAGCAGAGGAGGCAGCCGATGCATTTAACTGGACCACAGAGAAAGTTGAATCTTGTGACAATGGAAGAGTTTGCCAGGAAACCACACTGATGATTAAAGCAG GGAATAAGACAGCTGTTTTGGCCTCTAGGGGCTGCGTGCCTGGAGAGTTGGAGTTGGTAACGTTTATCCAGCACACCACATCCCCTGGCCTGGTTGCACTCTCCTACACTAACTACTGTGATGATTACTTATGTAACGACAAAGACAGCTTATATCAGTTCTGGAATGAAGGAAGACCCTCAG tTTTCGCTAAGACAGCAACCCTCCATTGCCCAACCTGCGTGTCTTTGGGGAACTGTTCCAGTGCTCCTTCTCTTCCCTGTCCCATCGGTACAACACAATGCTATGAAGGAAAACTTGAGATTACTGGAG GTGGCATTGAGTCATCTCTGGAAGTCAAAGGCTGTACAGCCATGAGAGGCTGCAGGCTGATGGCCGGTGTCTTAGTAGTAGGACCCATGTCAGTGAAGGAAATCTGCCCGAAGAAGCTTCTTACTGAACCCAGAAAGGCTCAAAATGGAGCCACGTATCTTCCCATGTCAGTTTGGAGTTTACAGCTACTGCTGCCATTGCTGCTGCAATCGTTTGTCCATTTTTTCTGA